The genomic DNA GGCCGGAAACGGTGCACCGGTGTGCCGGAACTCGCTGTCGTAGTCGTCCTCGATCACGACGGCGTCGTGCGCGCGCGCCCAGTCGAGCACGGCGAACCGATCGGCGACCGGCAGTCGCCCGCCGAGGGGGTACTGGTGGCTCGGCGTGACCATGACGGCGTCGAGCCGGCCGAGGGTGCCGAGCGCGGCGACGTCGAGCCCGTCGACCCCGACGGGCACCGGCACGACGGTCGCGCCGTGCCGCACGAGCGCGGCACGTGCGCCGGGGTATCCGGGGTCTTCGACGGCGATCCGCGGTGGGCGGCCGAGCCGCTCGTGCAGCGCGAGGGCGAGCAGGCCGAGCCCTTCGCTCGTGCCGCCGGTGATGACGACGTCGTCGCCCGTGCAGGTGATGCCGCGCGCCTGGCGCAGGTGGTCGGCGAGGCGGTCGCGCAGGGCGGGCAGGCCGAAGGGCGGCGGTGCGTCGGAGGGCACGACGGATGCCGCGGCGGCACGCCAGGCCGCGCGCCACGCCCGCTCGTCGAGGCGCGCCGTCGAGGGCCGACCGGGCGTGAGGTCGATGCGCGGTGCGTCGGGATCGGGGGACCCGGGGAGGGTGGGCGGGCCGCCGGGCCTCGGGACGGGTCCGGCTCCGCCGGGCGCTTCTCGACCTGGGGGCGAGGCTCCGCCGGGCGCTTCTCGACCTGCGGGCGCGGAGGGCACCGCGGCGACCCGCGTCGCCGCGCCCTGCCGTTGCTCGAGGTATCCCTCGCCGGCGAGCTGGTCGTAGGCGGCGACGATCGACGAGCGCGAGACGCCGAGCTCGGCCGCGAGCGCCCGGGTCGAGGGCACCGGGTCGCCCGGCAGCATGGCTCCGGTGAGGATGCCGCGCCGCACGGCCGCGACGAGCTGCCCGACGATGGGGCGCCCGCGGTCGAGGGCGATCGAGAGCAGTGGTCCGTCCATGTGCGTGTGCCGCACCATACCAGTGGGAGCCGGCGCCCGGACGGGCACCGGCTCCCACCGCGGGAACGTGCTCAGTCGTTCAGGTCGACGCCCTTCGGCTCCTTCACGAGCGAGACGCCGACGAGCGACACCACGGCGGCGACGGCGATGTAGACGCCGATCGTCCACGAGGCGTGGAAGGTGTTCATGAGCGCCTCGGCGATCATCGGGGCGAACGCGCCGCCGAGGATCGCGCCGAGCGCGTACCCGATGGAGACCCCCGAGTACCGCACCTTCGCGGGGAACATCTCGGCGTAGAGCGCGGCCTGCGGGCCGTACGAGAGCCCGAGGCCGAAGGTCATCACGAACAGCGCGACGAAGTACCAGACGATGTCCGCCGTGTCGATGAGGAACCACATCGGGATCGCCCACAGCGCGAGGAAGAGGTATCCGATCTGGAACGTGCGCACCCGGCCGAGGCGGTCGGAGATGGCGCCGCCCCACAGCGTGAAGACGAGCCATCCGAACGAGGCGAGGGTGGTGGCCAGCAGCACCGTCGGGCGGTCCATGCCGAGCGCGGCGACCGCGTAGGTCGCGAAGTAGGCGATGAGGAGGTAGCCGGCTGCGTTGTTCGCGATGAAGATGACGGCGGTGAGCACGACCTGCTTGGTGTGGTGCTTGAACAGCTGGCCGAGCGGCGCCGAGGACTCCTTCTTGCGGCGCTGCAGCTCCTGGAAGACGGGGCTCTCCTCGACCGAGCGGCGGATCAGGTAGCCGACGAGGATGAGCACGATCGACAGCAGGAACGGCACGCGCCAGCCCCACGCGAGGAAGTCCTCGGGGCTCATCGACGAGGTGAGGATCCACAGCGTGAAGGTCGCGAGGATCATGCCCACGGGAACGCCGATCTGCGGGTACGCGCCGAAGAAGCCGCGCCGTCCCTTGGGTGCGTGCTCGACGGCCATGAGGGCCGCGCCGCCCCACTCGCCGCCGGCCGAGAAGCCCTGCAGGATGCGCAGGAACACGAGCAGCAGCGGTGCCGCGATACCGATCTGCGCGTAGGTGGGCAGCAGGCCGATGAGCGAGGTGGACAGACCCATCAGCACGAGCGTGAAGACCAGCATGCGCTTGCGGCCGAACTTGTCGCCGAGGTGGCCGGCCACGACGGCGCCGAGCGGGCGGAACAGGAACGAGATGCCGATCGTCGCGAACGAGATGATCTGCGCGAGCCCCGCGTTCGCCTCGGCGAGCGGTGCCAGGAACAGCGGCGCCAGCACGACGCCGGCGGCCTGCGCGTAGATGAAGAAGTCGTACCACTCGATCGAGGTGCCGACGAGGGTCGACGCGAGGACCTTGCGTTCTTCGCGTCTGATCTGGGCTGGAGACAGCTCGAGCTGTGTCGTCGTTGACATAGGGGGAACTCCATTGTTCAGGTCGTGACCGTGGGGTGGGGCAACTTTACTGACCGATTGTTCGGTCAGGCGGCCAACTGTACCGAACATGCCCCCGGCTGCGAAAGAGCCCGGATGACTGGACTGGATGAATATGGCAGAACTGGTCTCCCGATCCGACCAGTGAACGTCGAAGCTGAGACGCATGACCCTCACAAACGACGCCCCCGCCCGTCGCGTCCGTCGCCTCGCCGACCGCCAGGTGACCGACCGCGACGCCCTGTACCGCCTGCTCGACGACCAGCTCGTCGGCCACCTCGCCGCCGTCGCCGACGGCATGCCGATCGTGGTGCCCATGGCGTACGCGCGCGTCGGCGACGACCTGCTGCTGCACGGCTCGACCGGCGGCGGGTTCGCGCTGCGCGCGGTCGAGACCCGCGCACCGGTCGCGTTCGCCGTCACCTCGCTCGACGGGGTCGTCGTCGCCCGCTCGCTCTACGACAGCTCGATGAACTACCGCAGCGCCGTCGCCTACGGCACGCTCGAACCCGTCGACGACCCGACCGCCGCGCTCGATGCGCTCGCCGACCGGCTCATCCCCGGTCGCGGAGCCGAGGTGCGGGCGAACACCCGACGCGAGGTCGCCGGCACGCGCGTGCTGCGCCTCGCCCTCGACGACGTCGTGATGAAGGCACGCGCCGGCGGCCCGAGCGAAGCACCCGACGACGGCGAGGACCGCTCGGTCTGGGCCGGAGTCGTGCCGCTCGCCCCCGCCTGGGGTGAGCCCGTGGCATCCGAGCTGACCCCCGAGCAGACCCCGATGCCCGAATCGGTGGTAGCGCTGATGCGATCCCGCGCGCGGCTGCCCACGCTGTGAGAGGCCCGAACACCCCCTCGCGACCGGAAAGGAGGAACCGACATGTTCGCAGCGATCTTCGCGATCGTCGTCGCCGCGCTCGCCGCGTCGGCGGTCGTCGCCACCGCGGTGCAGCTCCGCCGCGACGGCTACCGTGCCGACCCGGTGCGGTTCGCCTGAGGCGACGGCTTAGGCGAGGTGCAGGCTCTCGCCCGAGCATCCGCCCGAAATAGGGCGATCACCCGATGGGGGAGAGGTGCCTTAGCGAGAACGCTGGAAGCACCCAGTCACCCCAGGAGGAACCATGTACCACACCAGCGATCTCATGGTGCTGCATCTGCACGAGTCGCTCCTCGAGCGCAGCGAACGCGAGCTCGAGATCCGTCGGCGCATCGCCGAGCGCGACGAGGAGGAGGGCGGCGCCGCCGGCCGCGGCGCCCTCCGGCACCGTCGCGCACACCGCGTGCCGCGGCTCGCGCTGCGGTGAGCGGCCCCGGTCGCGCCGCGAGCGCGACGGGCGCCGTGAAGGCGGCGGGTCGCGCAGCGAGCGCGACGGGTCGCGCCGCGAGCAAGCCCGGTCGCGTCGATGCGGGGGTGGGATGGCACAGACGATGACGGATGCCTCGCCGGCGCGTTCGCTCGCGGCGGACCCCGGATCCGGTGTCGGTGGGGCGTGGCACGATGAGTGCGTGACGACATCGGTGTCGAGTCCCGAGATGGTGGGCCGGCAGGCCGATCTCGCGTGGCTCGAAGGTCTGCTCGACGAGGCGCGGCAGAGCGCCCCGCGCACCGGCGTGCTCGGCGGCGAGGCGGGCATCGGCAAGACCAGGCTGATCGCCGAGTTCACGCGCCGGCTCGGCGACGATGTCCGCGTGCTGGCGGGGCAGTGCGTCGATCTCGGCGAGGTCGCCGCACCCTATGCGCCCGTGAAGTCGGCGCTGCGCGCACTCGTCGCCGACGTGGGCGCCGACGCCGTGCTCGACGCGGTCGGGCCGGGGCGGGCGGCGTTCGTCGCCCTGCTCCCCGAACTCGCCGGTTCCGGGGCATCCGTCGAAGCGAGCCCGGCCGGCACGCCGATCGCGGGCGGGCCCGAAGCAACCGGCCGCCTGCACGAGGCGATCGCCGTGCTGCTCGAGACGATCTCGCGCGAGCGCACGACGGTGCTCATCATCGAAGACCTGCACTGGGTCGACGCGGCCACGCTGGCGCTGCTGCGGTTCCTCATGCGGGCGCTCACGTCGAGCCGGGTGCTCATCGTGCTCACCTATCGCAGTGAAGACATCGGTCGCGGCCACCCGGTGCGCGGGTTCCTCACCGAGATCGAGCGCGACCGTTGGGTCGACCGCCGTGAGCTGTCGCGCCTCACCCGCGCCCAGGTGCGCAGACTCGCCCGCGTGCTGCTGGCCGACGAGCCCGGGGCGGCGATGGTCGAGAGCGTGTACGGCCG from Agromyces larvae includes the following:
- a CDS encoding pyridoxamine 5'-phosphate oxidase family protein, which translates into the protein MTLTNDAPARRVRRLADRQVTDRDALYRLLDDQLVGHLAAVADGMPIVVPMAYARVGDDLLLHGSTGGGFALRAVETRAPVAFAVTSLDGVVVARSLYDSSMNYRSAVAYGTLEPVDDPTAALDALADRLIPGRGAEVRANTRREVAGTRVLRLALDDVVMKARAGGPSEAPDDGEDRSVWAGVVPLAPAWGEPVASELTPEQTPMPESVVALMRSRARLPTL
- a CDS encoding PLP-dependent aminotransferase family protein, which encodes MDGPLLSIALDRGRPIVGQLVAAVRRGILTGAMLPGDPVPSTRALAAELGVSRSSIVAAYDQLAGEGYLEQRQGAATRVAAVPSAPAGREAPGGASPPGREAPGGAGPVPRPGGPPTLPGSPDPDAPRIDLTPGRPSTARLDERAWRAAWRAAAASVVPSDAPPPFGLPALRDRLADHLRQARGITCTGDDVVITGGTSEGLGLLALALHERLGRPPRIAVEDPGYPGARAALVRHGATVVPVPVGVDGLDVAALGTLGRLDAVMVTPSHQYPLGGRLPVADRFAVLDWARAHDAVVIEDDYDSEFRHTGAPFPALASLDAERVVLVGSLSKVLTPWLRFGHLVLPADPALRAAVEAVRIDIATPVAGPMQVAMAALVESGALRRHIATARRDYSHRRRLVIDALGAVPGTRLTALAGGLHAVLEFEPARGRTAAAHAERVSQTLAAEGVAVARLSAYAFDPDLPGTRDGLVIGYAAVGDAQLVEALGRVRDVVRASLDAGPEAL
- a CDS encoding MFS transporter, giving the protein MSTTTQLELSPAQIRREERKVLASTLVGTSIEWYDFFIYAQAAGVVLAPLFLAPLAEANAGLAQIISFATIGISFLFRPLGAVVAGHLGDKFGRKRMLVFTLVLMGLSTSLIGLLPTYAQIGIAAPLLLVFLRILQGFSAGGEWGGAALMAVEHAPKGRRGFFGAYPQIGVPVGMILATFTLWILTSSMSPEDFLAWGWRVPFLLSIVLILVGYLIRRSVEESPVFQELQRRKKESSAPLGQLFKHHTKQVVLTAVIFIANNAAGYLLIAYFATYAVAALGMDRPTVLLATTLASFGWLVFTLWGGAISDRLGRVRTFQIGYLFLALWAIPMWFLIDTADIVWYFVALFVMTFGLGLSYGPQAALYAEMFPAKVRYSGVSIGYALGAILGGAFAPMIAEALMNTFHASWTIGVYIAVAAVVSLVGVSLVKEPKGVDLND